The following proteins are encoded in a genomic region of Cryptomeria japonica chromosome 11, Sugi_1.0, whole genome shotgun sequence:
- the LOC131032433 gene encoding jasmonate-induced oxygenase 4 encodes MGVGTAENSEALKFESSFIQSEEHRPKRSSAPPDGDVKIPVIDLENSSTEEVEKACRDWGFFHLINHGFPEHLLRRLESAADNFFSLPLEEKRKVARDADNSLGYFNTELTKNVRDWKEVFDFMAREETLLPVSVEPHDFATYAVVNQWPNGLPDFREACLAYTEAARELSFRVLELIARSLGLPSNRLNEYFKDDISLGRLNWYPACPAPELALGVGRHKDPGGLTLLYQDQVGGLEVKRKDNGQWIPARPLPDSFVVNVGDCIQVWSNDRYESVEHRAVVNDSRKRLSIPFFFNPSHYVMVKPLEEMASEENPPKYREYNWGKFYKRKKDSNFKNLGVENIQIYNFRI; translated from the exons atggGGGTAGGGACGGCCGAAAACAGCGAAGCTCTGAAGTTTGAATCGAGCTTTATTCAGAGCGAAGAACATCGTCCCAAGCGTTCCTCCGCCCCTCCTGACGGTGATGTGAAAATCCCCGTGATAGATTTGGAAAATAGCTCAACAGAAGAGGTGGAAAAGGCTTGCAGAGATTGGGGGTTCTTCCACCTGATCAACCATGGCTTTCCAGAGCATCTTCTCCGCCGCCTAGAGTCCGCCGCAGACAATTTCTTTTCTTTGCCtttggaggaaaagagaaaagtagCCAGGGATGCTGATAACTCCCTGGGCTACTTTAATACGGAGCTAACGAAAAATGTGAGGGATTGGAAAGAGGTTTTTGATTTTATGGCGCGAGAAGAAACCCTATTGCCCGTGTCTGTTGAGCCGCACGATTTCGCTACATACGCCGTCGTAAACCAGTGGCCGAACGGCCTTCCGGATTTCAG AGAAGCTTGCCTGGCCTACACAGAGGCTGCAAGGGAGTTGTCATTTAGAGTGCTAGAATTAATAGCACGGAGCCTTGGCCTACCAAGCAACCGACTTAATGAATATTTCAAAGATGATATAAGCCTTGGGCGACTGAATTGGTACCCGGCCTGCCCGGCCCCTGAGCTGGCACTGGGTGTGGGTAGGCACAAGGATCCTGGTGGcctcacccttctttaccaagaTCAGGTGGGTGGACTGGAGGTGAAGCGCAAGGACAATGGTCAATGGATACCTGCTCGGCCCCTGCCTGACTCCTTTGTTGTTAATGTTGGAGACTGCATACAG GTGTGGAGCAATGACAGGTATGAAAGTGTAGAGCACAGAGCGGTGGTGAATGATAGCCGTAAACGCCTCTCCATTCCTTTTTTCTTTAATCCTTCACATTATGTCATGGTGAAGCCTCTGGAGGAGATGGCGAGTGAAGAGAATCCTCCCAAGTACAGGGAATACAATTGGGGAAAGTTTTATAAGAGAAAGAAGGATAGCAATTTTAAAAACTTGGGAGTTGAGAATATACAAATCTACAACTTCAGAATCTGA